The Etheostoma cragini isolate CJK2018 chromosome 15, CSU_Ecrag_1.0, whole genome shotgun sequence genome window below encodes:
- the LOC117958482 gene encoding complement C1q-like protein 2, whose product MKTIAVLILAFSGCLCKVQGNENNDKVCQCSGSTSCCDISLTSISQTLGAVGEKVANMAEKIALLEAKLQDTGKEVLELRSLTGGRPTVAFSAALLASGSGDTGPFTSATPLKYKRVFSNTGSSYNPSTGIFTAMVKGMYFFRFSMFNNLSPTPSSVVSLMKNGERLTSVWDTAGSDANDMGSNAVVISLEVGDNVYVELAENRRVYDDAMNYNTFSGFLLFTL is encoded by the exons ATGAAGACGATTGCAGTCCTGATTCTAGCGTTTAGTGGCTGTCTGTGTAAAGTGCAAGGTAACGAAAACAATGACAAAGTCTGTCAGTGTTCGGGATCCACCAGCTGCTGCGACATCTCCCTCACTTCCATAAGTCAAACCCTGGGAGCCGTGGGAGAGAAAGTGGCAAACATGGCGGAAAAAATTGCACTTCTGGAGGCTAAGTTGCAAGACACTGGAAAAGAAGTCCTGGAGCTGCGGAGCCTGACTGGAG GCAGACCTACGGTGGCCTTTTCTGCAGCTCTCCTGGCGTCTGGCTCTGGAGACACTGGACCTTTTACATCTGCTACTCCACTCAAGTATAAGAGGGTCTTCTCCAACACTGGCAGTAGCTACAACCCTTCAACAG GCATTTTCACAGCAATGGTGAAGGGAATGTACTTCTTTCGATTCTCAATGTTCAACAACCTCAGTCCAACTCCCAGCTCTGTTGTGAGTCTCATGAAGAATGGTGAGCGGCTGACATCTGTCTGGGACACTGCAGGGTCTGATGCAAATGACATGGGCAGCAACGCTGTGGTCATCTCCCTGGAGGTGGGAGACAATGTGTATGTGGAGCTTGCGGAAAACAGGAGGGTCTATGATGATGCCATGAACTACAACACATTCAGTGGTTTTCTGCTCTTCACTCTGTAA